In Tsuneonella dongtanensis, a single window of DNA contains:
- a CDS encoding prolyl hydroxylase family protein, with amino-acid sequence MLEIGAAGGDGEAAFVLAEWRLAGTAIRRDLGEARRFYGRAAELGIAEADAIYTALLANGAGGNPRDWESALNRVRQQARHDPLVRAERDLIEAMDLDPDGNPAVLPQTHLLNSTPAIRTVKGLLTPAECRFLARVAEADLQKAIVIDPRTGQARRHPIRTAESAGYPFVRERPVLHAINRRIAAVTGTSYEQGEPTQILSYRPGQEYRLHSDAIANEANQRIATVLVCLKDDFEGGETVFPRLGLAWRGATGDALHFLNVDRTLQPEPLAWHAGTPVTSGHKIMLSKWVRARPLDLSGPPGRPL; translated from the coding sequence ATGCTCGAAATCGGCGCAGCAGGGGGGGATGGTGAAGCCGCCTTCGTTCTCGCCGAATGGCGGCTGGCGGGAACAGCGATCCGCCGCGACCTCGGGGAGGCGCGCCGCTTCTACGGTCGTGCAGCCGAACTGGGCATCGCAGAGGCCGATGCAATCTACACCGCCCTTCTCGCCAATGGCGCGGGCGGCAATCCGCGCGACTGGGAATCGGCGCTGAACCGCGTCCGTCAGCAAGCGCGACACGATCCACTGGTGCGGGCCGAACGCGACTTGATCGAGGCGATGGATCTCGATCCCGACGGTAACCCGGCAGTCCTGCCGCAAACGCATTTGCTGAACTCCACGCCTGCCATCCGCACGGTAAAGGGATTGCTCACCCCGGCCGAATGTCGCTTTTTGGCCCGCGTGGCTGAAGCCGACCTGCAGAAAGCCATCGTCATCGATCCCCGAACGGGGCAGGCGCGGCGGCATCCAATCCGAACCGCCGAAAGCGCGGGGTACCCTTTCGTCCGTGAACGACCCGTACTCCATGCAATCAACCGGCGCATCGCTGCAGTCACCGGCACGAGTTACGAGCAAGGTGAACCGACCCAGATTCTCTCGTATCGACCGGGCCAAGAGTACCGACTTCACAGTGACGCCATCGCCAATGAAGCAAACCAGCGCATAGCGACGGTGCTGGTCTGCCTGAAGGATGACTTCGAAGGAGGGGAGACTGTCTTCCCCCGGTTGGGCCTGGCGTGGCGCGGGGCGACGGGAGACGCGCTCCACTTCCTGAACGTCGACAGGACCCTGCAGCCTGAACCATTGGCCTGGCACGCGGGAACCCCCGTTACGTCCGGGCACAAGATCATGCTTTCGAAATGGGTGCGGGCTAGACCGCTCGACCTCAGCGGTCCGCCTGGCCGTCCGCTTTAA
- the clpB gene encoding ATP-dependent chaperone ClpB, producing the protein MNLEKFTDRAKGFIQSAQTVAIRMNHQRITPEHLAKALLEDSEGMAAGLITRAGGNPAVAVQAVDAALGKIAAVSGGGAQATPGLDNDAVRVLDQAEQLATKSGDSYVTVERMLLALVLATTTAAGQGLKAAGLTAKGLEEAITELRGGRQAHSSSAEESYDALSKYARNLTEVAKSGKLDPVIGRDEEIRRTVQILARRTKNNPVLIGEPGVGKTAIAEGLALRIANGDVPDSLKDRKLMALDMGALIAGAKYRGEFEERLKAVLDEVKGAEGDIILFIDEMHTLIGAGKSEGAMDAGNLLKPALARGELHCIGATTLDEYQKYVEKDAALQRRFQPVFVGEPTVEDTISILRGLKDRYELHHGVRITDGAIVAAATLSNRYISDRFLPDKAIDLMDEAASRIRMEVESKPEEIETLDRRIIQLKIEELALAKESDQASKDRLAALRDELANLEQQSSELTTRWQNERDKIAAEGKIKEQLDAARIELEQAQREGDLAKAGELSYGRIPELEKQLAAAGEHSENALLREEVTADDIAGVVSKWTGVPVDKMMEGEREKLLAMESVIGKRVIGQEQAVQAVSKAVRRARAGLQDPNRPLGSFLFLGPTGVGKTELTKALAGFLFDDDSAMVRIDMSEFMEKHAVARLIGAPPGYVGYEEGGVLTEAVRRRPYQVVLFDEVEKAHQDVFNVLLQVLDDGRLTDGQGRVVDFSNTLIILTSNLGSQFLAGLEEGQAVESVEPQVMDVVRAHFRPEFLNRLDEIILFHRLAQEHMAPIVDIQVGRVQKLLKDRKIELDLTDAARRWLGRVGYDPVYGARPLKRAVQRYLQDPLAEKILGGEIPDGSKVKIDEGDGALSISVG; encoded by the coding sequence ATGAACCTCGAGAAGTTCACCGACCGCGCCAAGGGTTTCATCCAGAGCGCGCAGACCGTCGCCATCCGCATGAACCACCAGCGGATCACCCCCGAGCACCTGGCGAAAGCCCTGCTCGAGGACAGCGAGGGCATGGCCGCGGGGCTGATCACGCGGGCCGGAGGCAATCCGGCGGTGGCGGTGCAGGCCGTCGATGCCGCGCTCGGCAAGATCGCGGCCGTTTCGGGCGGCGGCGCGCAGGCGACTCCGGGGCTCGACAACGACGCGGTGCGCGTGCTCGACCAGGCCGAGCAGCTCGCGACCAAGAGCGGCGACAGCTACGTCACCGTGGAGCGGATGCTTCTCGCGCTAGTGCTCGCGACGACCACTGCTGCGGGGCAGGGGCTCAAGGCCGCAGGGCTGACCGCCAAGGGCCTCGAGGAAGCGATTACAGAGCTGCGCGGCGGGCGGCAGGCGCACTCGTCGAGCGCCGAGGAAAGCTACGACGCGCTGAGCAAGTATGCGCGCAACCTCACCGAGGTGGCAAAGTCGGGCAAGCTCGACCCCGTGATCGGCCGCGACGAGGAAATCCGCCGCACGGTGCAGATCCTCGCCCGGCGGACCAAGAACAACCCCGTCCTCATCGGCGAGCCCGGCGTCGGCAAGACTGCGATAGCCGAAGGCTTGGCGCTGCGCATCGCCAACGGCGACGTGCCCGACAGCCTCAAGGACCGCAAGCTCATGGCGCTCGACATGGGCGCTCTCATCGCGGGCGCGAAGTATCGCGGCGAGTTCGAGGAGCGGCTGAAGGCCGTTCTCGACGAAGTGAAGGGCGCCGAGGGCGACATCATCCTCTTCATCGACGAGATGCACACGCTGATCGGTGCCGGAAAGTCCGAGGGCGCGATGGACGCGGGCAACCTGCTGAAGCCGGCGCTCGCCCGCGGCGAGTTGCACTGCATCGGCGCGACCACGCTCGACGAATACCAGAAGTACGTCGAGAAGGACGCTGCGCTCCAGCGGCGCTTCCAGCCCGTGTTCGTGGGCGAGCCGACGGTCGAGGACACGATCTCGATCCTGCGCGGCCTCAAGGACCGCTATGAACTCCACCACGGCGTGCGGATCACCGATGGCGCGATCGTCGCCGCGGCGACGCTCAGCAACCGCTATATTTCCGACCGCTTCCTGCCCGACAAGGCGATCGACCTGATGGACGAGGCGGCGAGCCGGATCCGCATGGAGGTGGAATCCAAGCCCGAGGAGATCGAGACGCTCGACCGGCGGATCATCCAGCTCAAGATCGAGGAACTGGCGCTGGCCAAGGAGAGCGACCAGGCGTCGAAGGATCGCCTCGCGGCGCTGCGCGACGAGCTCGCCAACCTCGAGCAGCAATCGAGCGAACTGACGACCCGTTGGCAGAACGAGCGCGACAAGATCGCGGCCGAAGGCAAGATCAAGGAGCAGCTCGACGCCGCGCGTATCGAGCTCGAACAGGCGCAGCGCGAGGGCGATCTCGCGAAGGCCGGCGAGCTATCGTATGGCCGTATTCCCGAACTCGAGAAGCAGCTCGCTGCGGCGGGTGAGCATTCGGAGAATGCCTTGCTGCGCGAGGAAGTCACGGCCGACGACATCGCCGGGGTCGTCAGCAAGTGGACCGGTGTGCCGGTCGACAAGATGATGGAAGGCGAGCGCGAAAAGCTGCTGGCCATGGAAAGCGTGATCGGCAAGCGCGTGATCGGCCAGGAGCAAGCCGTCCAGGCAGTCTCCAAGGCGGTGCGGCGTGCGCGGGCGGGTCTGCAGGATCCCAACCGGCCGCTCGGCAGCTTCCTGTTCCTCGGCCCCACCGGCGTCGGCAAGACCGAGCTCACCAAGGCGCTCGCAGGATTCCTGTTCGACGACGACAGCGCGATGGTCCGCATCGACATGTCGGAGTTCATGGAAAAGCATGCGGTTGCGCGCTTGATCGGTGCGCCTCCGGGCTATGTTGGTTATGAGGAGGGCGGTGTACTAACCGAAGCGGTTCGTCGTCGTCCCTACCAGGTGGTGCTGTTCGACGAGGTCGAGAAGGCGCACCAGGACGTGTTCAACGTGCTGCTCCAGGTGCTCGACGACGGTCGCCTGACCGACGGGCAGGGCCGGGTGGTCGACTTCTCGAACACGCTGATCATCCTGACGTCCAACCTCGGCAGCCAGTTCCTCGCCGGACTAGAGGAAGGGCAGGCGGTCGAGAGCGTGGAGCCGCAGGTGATGGACGTCGTGCGGGCGCACTTCCGTCCCGAATTCCTCAACCGTCTCGACGAAATCATCCTGTTCCACCGGTTGGCGCAGGAGCACATGGCCCCGATCGTCGATATCCAGGTCGGCCGGGTGCAGAAGCTGCTGAAGGACCGCAAGATCGAACTGGACCTGACCGACGCGGCACGTCGCTGGCTCGGCCGGGTTGGCTACGACCCGGTCTACGGCGCGCGTCCCCTCAAGCGCGCGGTGCAACGCTATCTGCAGGATCCGCTCGCTGAGAAAATCCTCGGCGGGGAAATTCCCGACGGTTCGAAGGTCAAGATCGACGAGGGCGATGGCGCACTGTCGATCTCGGTGGGTTAA
- a CDS encoding leucyl aminopeptidase, with amino-acid sequence MRAAPLSLLFAATALSAPAIGQDAPGHQVAPAIAANSAERPIAFSTTIPADAALVVLMSGPDVPATISLTAAEREGIAAAVASGGFAAGAGEVLSLRGVGGRPRLLVVGTGAEPSVTAIRDAAGKAAQEMKGEKAPVALVGAGSGATLAEAALGYALGQYRFDRYKTGAGAPPPSAPVTVVGEGADAARAAWHARHRGIAEGTRLTRDLATEPAGVIWPQSFVDRTRAAFAGVPGVTIEALDEAAMQRENMGAILGVGQGSRRPPRMLLVHYRGATGQPVALAGKGITFDSGGISLKDGSGMSRMKGDMSGAAAVVGTVLALATSRAPVNVVAVAALAENMPGGNAQRPGDVVRTMSGKTIEVLNTDAEGRLVLADAVEYVAARHKPAAIVDIATLTGSVIGALGDEYAGLFSRDDALAATLTKAGEASGEAVWRLPLHPNHFKDLKSDIADFQNVVEGGGPGASHGAAFIGSFVPEALPWAHVDMAGTMWASTPQPTVPKGATGFGVRLLEEFVRSFAASR; translated from the coding sequence ATGCGCGCCGCTCCGCTTTCGCTTCTTTTTGCCGCTACGGCCCTGTCGGCTCCGGCAATCGGCCAGGACGCACCCGGCCACCAGGTTGCACCGGCCATCGCCGCCAACAGCGCCGAGCGGCCGATCGCCTTTTCCACCACCATTCCTGCCGATGCCGCGCTGGTCGTGCTGATGTCCGGTCCGGATGTTCCCGCGACCATCAGTCTGACCGCTGCAGAGCGCGAAGGAATCGCCGCTGCCGTCGCTTCGGGCGGTTTTGCCGCCGGGGCCGGGGAAGTCCTGTCCCTCCGGGGGGTCGGCGGCCGGCCTCGCTTGCTGGTCGTTGGAACCGGAGCCGAACCGAGCGTGACGGCGATCCGGGATGCCGCCGGCAAGGCGGCGCAGGAAATGAAGGGCGAGAAGGCTCCCGTCGCGCTCGTGGGCGCTGGAAGCGGGGCAACCCTTGCCGAGGCTGCGCTCGGCTACGCGCTCGGGCAATACCGTTTTGATCGCTACAAGACCGGTGCGGGGGCGCCGCCGCCCTCGGCCCCGGTTACGGTGGTAGGCGAGGGCGCCGACGCGGCGCGAGCGGCATGGCATGCGCGTCACCGGGGCATCGCCGAGGGCACGCGGTTGACCCGCGACCTCGCTACCGAACCCGCCGGAGTGATCTGGCCGCAGAGCTTCGTCGATCGCACCCGCGCGGCCTTCGCCGGCGTGCCGGGCGTCACCATCGAAGCGCTCGACGAAGCGGCGATGCAGCGTGAGAACATGGGCGCGATCCTAGGGGTGGGACAGGGCTCTCGCCGTCCGCCGCGGATGCTGCTGGTCCATTATCGTGGTGCGACCGGCCAGCCCGTGGCGCTGGCGGGCAAGGGCATCACGTTCGATTCAGGCGGCATTTCGCTCAAGGACGGCAGCGGGATGTCGCGGATGAAGGGCGACATGTCCGGTGCGGCAGCCGTGGTCGGCACCGTGCTGGCGCTGGCGACCTCGCGCGCGCCGGTCAACGTGGTGGCCGTCGCTGCGCTCGCCGAGAACATGCCGGGCGGAAACGCCCAGCGCCCCGGCGACGTCGTGCGGACGATGAGCGGCAAGACGATCGAGGTGCTCAATACCGACGCGGAAGGACGCCTCGTGCTCGCGGACGCCGTCGAATACGTCGCCGCGCGGCACAAGCCTGCGGCCATCGTCGATATCGCCACGCTCACGGGATCGGTCATCGGGGCGTTGGGCGACGAATACGCCGGGCTGTTCTCGCGCGACGATGCGCTTGCCGCGACGCTGACGAAGGCTGGCGAGGCCAGCGGCGAAGCGGTCTGGCGCCTTCCGCTCCACCCCAATCATTTCAAGGATTTGAAGTCGGACATCGCCGATTTTCAGAACGTCGTCGAAGGCGGCGGGCCGGGTGCTAGCCACGGGGCGGCGTTCATCGGCAGCTTCGTGCCAGAAGCGCTGCCGTGGGCGCACGTCGACATGGCGGGCACCATGTGGGCGTCAACTCCGCAGCCGACCGTTCCCAAGGGAGCGACCGGCTTTGGCGTGCGCCTTCTCGAGGAATTCGTACGGAGTTTTGCCGCCAGCCGCTGA